TTAATGAACTACTCGTAAATGAAATGCGAAACGTTATGAAAGGTGCGTCTTAAAGGGGCTCTCCTAAAATTCTAATCGAAGAGCTTTTCTTGATGGAAGCGTCTAAAAGTGATACTGTTTTTATTTGCTTGTACAATAGTTGACTTTCCATATAACTGGCATGTACTAACAATGATGTAGCATTTCGTTTAAGAACAAGAGATGGTAACCTAAAGAATAATCAAATATTGACATACATCCTAGAACGTCATTCATTATAAGAACTGGATTTAAGAGTTCTGGAGAATTGAGCATATATTATTGAAGGATTTAAAAAGGTAAGTAAAGgtatatatttaatattaaGAAAATTAACAGATCGTGTAAGTAAAGCGCCgaattttttaatttcGATACCAATTATCTGCTTTGGtattattttttaaacCCATTTGGCATGATTCGTGGACACTCTCCCAAGGCCTTCGGTTAATAATTAAGATTGGAAAGCATAGGTTAGATTacataaaaaaaaaaacttcAGAGTTAAAACGCTTTTCTCACTATTCACTTGGGAGAAAATGGATTTAGTAAAAGCCTCCTTCAAGAGTTTGAAGCATACAGCTTATCAACTTCTTCCCTCACAGCGTCCAAGATCTTTCTTCTTTGCAACTTTTGGCTAGGTGTGAGGAATCCGTTCTCTGGAGTCCATTCTTCTGGCGCGAAAACAAATCCCAAGATCAATTCAATTCCGGCTAACCCAGCAGCCTTCGCAGTCGCAATCATATCCTTTAGAACTTCACTCTTTAGCTTTTCGTGATTTAGAACCGCATCGACATTACCGTCATTATCAATTAATCCTAACTTTTTAGCGGCAtcaacaacagcaaccTCCCTTGGAACCACAATAGCAATTGGTTTGACTTGGTACTGATCAGCGTAGATGCATATGTTCGCAACATATTTGGAAGATCTGTAAACACTCTCAAGCTTTTCTAAAGCAATATATTCACCGTTCCTTGTCTTGACTAAGTTCTTCTTACGGTCAATAATTTTCAAGATACCATTCGATTTCCACTCTCCGATATCACCAGTCTTTAGCCATCCATCTTCAAATGCAGCTGCAGTTTCTTCCTCATTGCAGAAATATTGTTTGAAAACAGATGCACCCTTAATCCAAATCTCACCCTGGTTATTCTTGGCAAAGTATCCCAATTCCTCAACGTCAACTAACTTAGCAGTAATAGAGCCAGCTAATTCACCGGTAACATCATATTCAAAGTGTCTTGGATCAACTAGAGCTCCATTAGCAACTGTTTCAGTCAATCCGTAACCAATTAGCACAGGTGCCAATAAGTTACTAATGAAAATTTGAGTATCCTTGGATAGAAGAGAACCACCATTGAAAATTATACGTAAATTACCACCGGTTGCTTCCCTGGCCTTCTTAAATACCAGGTTACCCAATAACGTGCCGCCAGGGATGTGATACTTCTTCATGCCCAGTTTACAACGATATGCAAACCAGAATACCTTCTGCTTGAACTTAGGCAGCTTATCAATCTGAGTTTGAATTCCCTTCCTAACTCCCTCCCAGACAGCCGCTGTACCAACCATTACATGAGGCTTAAATTCTTTCATATCACCTTTACAGTTACGTACAGACGCATCAGATACTGTCTTCACCGTACCATAACCCACTAGAGCGCCACAGTATATCGCAGTCATCTCAACCACTAACTCAAGAATGTGCGCAAGTGGTAGAATAGCAAGGTATCGGTCCTTTTCTGTAACTAGTTTTCTAGAAAAAACAACGTTTACACCACCAATTCCCGCGACAAAGTTCCTGTGGGTAATTACAACACCTTTCGGAGTACCAGTTGAACCAGAAGTATACATGATACAGTTGATATCTTCAGCAGTTGGTGGGTGCACATCTATAGTGCCTCTGTTTTCAGAACCCAAAGCTATGACTTCTTCCATGCTGTAGATTTCAACATCAGGTCTTAGCTCTTGGAGTTTCTGTACCGCATCCCTAGCCTTAGAGTATATTTTTCCATTCTGTCTCTTGTCATTAGGGTCTATCTTTTCACCATGGATAATATACTTCAAATTACTGGCTTTTTGTATAGGACCTATCAAGTTGGGCAATAAACTGTTGTCAACAAATATACCCCTAGATTCAGCCTGAACTAGAGAGTGGGTTAAACCAGCCTCTCCTAAGGATTCATATGCCGTAACAACAGTCAAAGCTTGGGTCTGACTCGCCAAATAGGTCTCCAACCACTTAACGGAAGTAGCAGCATATATGTGTATTCTGTTTTCTTTTGGCTGTAAACCTATTTTCACCAAGCCGCGACCATAGTCGTGCATCAACTGATTAAGTTCATTGTAAGTTTTATACTTAAATGGAGTCAACTCATAATACAACCACGTTTTCTGAGATTCAACCTCCTTTCCATCAACTATTTTTTTAATCGTCTTAGTGTCCTCATAAATTTCAATGGTGTCCCTCCAGGCCACAGCGTTTCGATCACCACCTCTTTCAAAACACTCTAGCAAAAACTCATAAGCCGTGTTACACTTTAATCCAATAGGACGTTCTATTATTGCTGTTGCACTGACCGCATTTCTACGAGGGGCTGTTTCATTGGGACCCTCGGGCTCACCGACAATAACATTATATTGCTTCATTGATCCTCAATTATCTTACTGTTGTTCTATAAACACAAACTCAACAAGTTCAGATAAAAGGCTACACAAGCTTTAAATTAAAATCCTATGCACTTCAAATTGGAGTTCGTAATGACCGAATGAGTACCAAAGAAAAAGGAAGGCGATAAAAATTCTCCTATATGTCAACAACCGAAAAAAACGTGAAAAGGAAAAATCAACGATTGTTTTTGGAAAGCAGCAACTGACACGCTGATATGAGAAGTGTCTATACAAGGTtatatgtatatagatTTATGACCAATTTTTAAGCTTGCCCTTCAAGGTTCTCTATCTCGGTAATAAGTCTTTAAGAAAGCTACTGTGtagataataataacttATATACTAAAGTGTCACGAGAGGGATATACCGTGGGCATATAGGACGCACGAAAACACTAACCTAATGTGTCTGAGTTAACAACCCCCGCCCCACAAAGTTTATCCAATCTTGTTAGCTCCCTCTGGTTCAGGGAGAACTTTACCGAAGGCTAGAAAAAATATTACTAATTCCGAGGGTGTAATCCAACGCGTTTATTCGTATGTTCTATTATCATGCAAGATTACCTTCTTTGAGCTTTCACGCATTGCACGCCGAGCTCCAACTGGTAAGGAAAATGTTGTATGCAGGGGGGACCCTTGTACACGATCTCGACTTTTGTTGGGAAATCAATTGCTAAAAATTGTTGGATATATCCTCCCGAGAGGGGAATCGCGGATTCGGTAGGTCACTTGCTACCATGGTACTTTTTTTACCGCTGGTTTCGGCCGATGTTGCCCCGCTCTTGGCCAGCTTGTCGGCTTGTTCATTGCCTTCATTACCATGGTGTCCCTGAACCCATTGGATTTCAAATAAGCCAGCGTTAGTGAACCTCGCCGCATTAATAGCGTAGTATTGTTTGACACATATATAGTACTTTATCAGGGGTACCAGCAGATCGGAGTTTGAAAACTTACTCAGATCATCTAAGCTTTTGCATTCAGTGTAACGTGAGGACGTGAATTTTACAACGTTTTCGCTATCTGTGTATAGGAGATAATTCTTTCGTGGTGCTCTTGCCGGCACAAGTGCTAGATTATGCCAAATTTGCTGCAAAGCACGGGTAGCGGCCTTAATTTCGGCACGATTGTTAGTAGCGGGCGGCTCTAGCCTTTCACTAATGTTGTATTCAGGTTCATCTTGAAAATAAACCCCACATCCGCCAACTGCACCCTCATGACCATTTCGCAAGGTGCTGCCATCACAGTATACCTCTGAAACTTCACTATAGGGACCTTGGCAGTTGGAGTTTGAAGGCAGCTTACAGCGTGTCACAAAGTCATCCTTTTGTATGCCAATCAGTTCGAAGTCATAGGGGCTGCTGCCTGAGATGAATGCTTCAGCTTTTGCACGGTCATCAAACTTCTTGTACGCCAAACCGGACTTCCCGCTGACGTATTTTCTGCATGATTCCCAATCTTCAAATATTTTACTAGCTAGTTCTTTATTATTGCTATTCACAGCATAATAGTTTACTTTACCGCTAGTTTTTGCAGATGCTTTCATTCCAGCACTGGTATTTGTTGATTGCCTTTCAGTTCTTGGCTTTACGCGCTTGCCGGTTTCAACGAAAACCTTTGCTTGCTCTGGAGTGGGAAATAAACCCCAGCTTGCACCCTCTATGCCATCTATTTGCTCCTTGCATGTCTTCCATTCATTGTAGATACCTGTAAGTCTTCCTCGGTGAACAGCATAGTATTTCCGAGCAATTTTCTGGCTATTACGATTCCCCTTGGATTTCATTAGGTTCAACAATCTAAACATAGGGTAAACCGGGTAGTTGGGCTTATTTCCTTACCTTTTATATATTAAGTTGTTAATTGTTACATCAAAGAAAATTACCTTCAATTCCACACGCTGCGCGATGCCTAAAACATGAATAGAAATTAGAATAGGTTAAATGCAAAACTCTAAAAACACTACCTAGAAAAGTTCTTTATGTGTCTACTTCCTGCTACCGCGGCTTTTACTAATTTGCGAGTGGCCACAGCTTTTGCTAGCTCAGAGCGTCGATTTAAGAAGTTACTTACATAATCTGACTGCCCTTTTGCAAGTAAAATCCTTAAAATGATATCTTGGGTAACGGCCGAAATCTCAAGTGGGTCGCTTCTTAGTTCTCTAACCACTGCGGCGGCTTCTGCACGCTTCTCTTTAGAGCTATGCGCAATGATTGTATCGCTACGTTGTAGGCGCCTACGGCTATTCTCTTGTTGACGACCATGTCGAGTAAAATCGTAGTAGTTACGGTTGTCCAGGTATTTTTCGTAAAGTGGAATAAGGGCCTCAGTTTCTTCCTTCAGTTCATCTACGGATTTATCATAGAATACAGGAACTAAAAGAATATTCTGATAGTGTTGGTTTTTTAGTTCATGTAACGGAGGACCCTCGCCGCCATTGTGAAAGAAATCTATACAAAGAGCGCGAAGCCACTCAAAAATAATCTCTACCTCGCGATTGGACAATGCAGCTTGAGAACTTATACCATTTTGTCCATTATTATTGCCAGTAATATTTCTTAGTTCATTAGTATTCCCCTTAGCAATACTGATCGCATTTTCCCACAATGACATTCCTTTATTAGTTAAAGCTGTTTTAACAGAACGTGCACTTGATAAGTTGGGAAGAAGAAGGGAGTCCGCCATATTAAGTATTGAGTTCCATGCTTTTATCATAACCTTGTGAAGTAATGAGCGAGTAAGACCTGCCGCTAAAATTTCTAAGTTAGAATTTAAGTAGTCAAATAGAGGAACAATAGCATCATAGATAACTTCTTTACTCTGTGAGGCATTTGAATTAGAGGTACTTGCACAAACTGCCTTTAAGCAAGGACGTGAAATAGAGTAATTCACATAAGTAGAGAATTTATTAACCATCATACCAATAGCTCTGTCGCAAGCCCTAGAGAGACTACGATATGCTCTTCCAACACAGAACATAGCATCAATTTTTTCACTCTCTAAAGAAACCTGCAAGAATAACCTTCCCTGTGTATCAAGATCTAATACAATATCTTCTGTGTAACCATCTGAATTAAAAGACCTAGAGTCCAGTAACAGAGAGCACTTCCCACATACCTTATATGAACCAATGGGGTTTAGTTTCTGGGAATGATGCCATACCGTTGCGCTAATAACCCTTGTCTCATCGTTTGGAACCACCAGTTCGAATACTTCATCCCAAATTGGATTAACAGTTTTGCGGACAACTTTCGTTTTGGCAAATTCTTGACGAATAGAAGTATCAACCAAGCTGACGGCACTATTCGCATAGCCATCGCTGGTAAATGCTTGGACATTCTCTGCCTTCACAATTCGGATTGTGTAGACTTGATTAACTTCTTTGTTACCTTTCTTACTACCAGTTTTCGCTTTCTCATGTAGCTTAATAGTTTGTGATATCTTCTCCACATTTATAGTTTCCTCTAGTTCTGTTATTTTATTCATCAGTTCATCTAAGTTATTGAGACATACACAAGTCCTTGCCTTGAATTCATAGACTACAGGAGGCTCTTCTAGAGGCGCAGACGTCAAAGCATTTTTAATTTCATCAAACAACCAAGTGTTTTTCATCTTCTCCGCAGTGCTTTGGAAGCTACCCGTATATTCATATGTTGTGTCATCCGCTGGAACTACCGCTTCTACGTGTGTTAAATCCTCTTCAATGACGGATACTATCTTTGATGCGTAGTAGCATATACCATCAGAAAATGTCTTAAGCAAAAAAGTCTTTATCTTAGCCACCTGATACTCATTGCCCCAGTTTAGTTTTTGGAACAACTGTATTGACTCATTAATCATTCTGATAATGTCTAAAACAGATGAACTATAATGAACTTCGTTGCTTACAGGCTCCCAGGTCTCAGCCTTCAAAGAATTTTGGATTACCTCTTCCAACTTAACTCTAGTTTCATCACAAAGCTTAGAAATGTGTTTAAAAAAGTGTTTTTCCAGTGCAAAGGGAAACTTCTTGGTGGTAACTTGGTGGAAAACATCGCGAAGTTCTTGATATAAAGTGTACGTTTCAATGGCATCCATAACTGGAATATCTTGTTTCAAAAACGCTGCACGCTCTTCAATACGTTGTAGCACCAGTGGAGAATCGGATGCAAAGGCAGAAATCAATTGCGATGCCACTTCCCTAGAAAGATTAATCTTGTTTAGCAACGGCTTCGGGTAACGTCCTtgaaattttttaattttttgtAAGATAAGTGATCCTAATTGTTGCAGATGGTGGATTTCAAGGTGATCTTCATTTGGCATATCTTGAAGTAAAGATACATAGTAGATCTCAGTGGCTTTAGATAGCGTTTGCTTCAAGTTCTTCACCCATTTATTATGGAAGTCGGTACTAGGGAAGTCATACTGTATCATTAATGGATCGGATTCCACACAATCATAATAAATGCTCAAAACAGGTGAAAAGATTGCCTTCTCATGTTTGTAAATGTTTGCTAAAAGTGAACTTAAAGAAGACATACACTGAATATAGGTATGATTCAAGTTAACTAGCCAACGATTCTGATCTTCTGAATTCCAGGTAGTAGGGTCAGAATCAAGACTGTAATTGTCACTCATGTTTGGTAAAGCTGTTCGAAGTATATAGTCTATCGTTTCAGTGTCTAAGTTAGTAGTTGGACATAACGTCAAGTTTGCTGCAGTATAGTAAATGGAGGCCTTAGTAGAGTATAAGTCGAGTCTCCATATTTTACCACACCTAGAAATCAACGATTGGCCATCAGCGGACATAGGCTTCGTAATTGATGGCCGTTCTTGCTCTAATATGAGGCACATTAACCTTGTGAAAATAACATTCGGTTCGGGCGGTATAATAAATGATATGTCGATCGTTGTTTCACAAATATTGCTGCTATCAGAATCCTCTATCTTGGAAATCAATTCATCCAGCGAGTTGATCTCGTTGACCTTCCAATCATTGTAAGCTTTATCAGATGGGAAATGGTTGGAAGTAAATCCCACTGTTTCACTAATGATACCGTCTCTCCTATTTTTTAATTCGTATAAGTAATTAATATTTGATGCCTTGTCTTTATATAACGCAACATCCTGCTCAAACTGTGCTTCAGTGACAGCAAACAGTTTTCTAATATATCCTGACAGCAAAATTTCGGATGTTTTGTAAGTTGGTTTAATTGTCACATCTATTATATCTACTCCTAGCTCAGACCCATTTCCTGGCTGATTACGCTGTCTGAATGAATGATTATTACCCTCTTCTGGTTTAAACGAGTCTGCATAACTCCTTAACTTTAATACAAACTCTTGATCCGAGAGTTCGTGCAAATCCAATAAAGAGATTAGGAAGTCAATAAACAACGTTACCAGTTCATAAAGTATACCTCTAGTTGCCTCTATATCCAATTTTAGAATTTCACCGCTCGCGGCTTTGGTAAAAATCATGATCAGTTCTTCTGGCTTATCCATATATTCTAATAAATTCGCCATAGCTGGATCTAAAAAAAGGTCATTATAGAGTTTCAATAGGCATCTGCGGAAAATATCATTTGCTATTTTATACTCACCAACTGTTATAGATGTTAGTGTTTTTTCTAGGATGGGTAGCATTTTCTTCAGAATGATTGCTTCATTTGTCCCAGCTGTCTGCGAATTCTTAAAGCGCGACAGCCTCTTCTCAGAGTCCTTGCCCTTAAAATAGAGCTTCTCTATAGCACTTGGTCCACTACATGTTATTTTCTCTATCTTTTGGAATTTTTTGCGAAATCTAGGCTGGTTAATGTATTCTAGTAGTACTACTTTTAATACGGCATAATATATCTCATCCTGGCTAACTTGTGTTTGAACTAGCTCACTGACTGACGGTAAAAACGATTTAACTGGGTCCACTAAACATGCAGAACTTGAAAGCGATTCATTGGCACAACTCATAGCTTGTGTATTTTCCTTATAATAGTAGTAGTGTTAACAataaaatatttaaatatttacaTTTTTTTTAATGTTTTGTTATTAGCAAAAGAATGTAGCATGACAAAATCGATGGCGTTAATATGTAAAATTACGCTACTAGTCTTATAATTACAGAAGGTTATTTGATGCGCTTTTCAGAGAATTTCTTAAATTAAGATGACAAAATTCTATAAATGCTGTAGCCTATTATCTAGTCGAAGGGTTTTCACTGATATTCAATCACCTTCCGATACCTCAAAGTCCTCTGATTCATTCAATTCTTCATCTACTGCATTGTCGTCCACTGATAATTCTTCCACAGAGGTATTCTTTTCCTGCTGTGCTGAATTATTAGCCACATCGCTGGGATTAAATAGATGCTTCGATAGAACTTTGTTCATAGAGAACATGGTAACCTTTTTACCAAAAATTGGCTGCATGGTTTCGTCACATAGAATTTCTCGACGATCTTCTGGGTTTTGTAGATTATGCTGCTTGATATAGTCCCAAACCGCTTTCACCACTTGAGTGCGGGGTAATTGTTCCTTACCTAGGAACTTCTGTAGATCACTACTCAAAATAACATTCCTTAAGTGGAAGCTATTAGGATTCTCGTTATTTGCTGCTCTCCTCTTCTTTCGAGGCTTTTCGGCAACTTCCTTCTTCCTTGTACGTTTCTGTCTAGTGTTTCCTTCTTTCGCTAGTTTACTAGCTAATTCGGCGTCTCGTTTGGTAAGCTCTTCTTTGGACAGAGTTTTAGCTTGCTTATCCTGTAACCTATGAAACCTGTCAAGAATTAAAACTTTAATCTCTTTCTTCTCGTTATGAAGTTCAACAGCGAATAGCTCCTGCAATGCCGCCCGGATCCTTTTGACGCTAATCTCGTTAGGATCAGACACGCTTAAAATTGCCTTTCTAAATGTTAATAAGAAAATTATTAATAAATAGGATTTCAATTATCAAAAACTAACTTACATCAATCATAGGAATGTACTTATCTAAGTTTGGCATTGTTGTATATGGCGACTTTATTATAAGTATTGAGAGCTGTTGTGTATATATGGGGACttttttgatatttttgGCGTCATTTGATTTAGCTTGAAAACTAAAGATAATATTTTATGAGATATAGTACTGGAAGGTTATCATCTGTTAGCATtaatttatatatatatatgtatatgtatgtatatttatatatatgcTAGATGCATATATAAACTTCCAGATGATTACAGACCCCTATAACCAATGTAAATTTCTCATCCGTATAAAACAAATAACTATAAGTTTCTCTTCTGCTGCAACTGATGCTTCTTTATCAATTTCTTCCTTTCTGCTCTGTCTAAAGATCTTGGATCAACAAGTTCATTTTCGGTTCCTTTATTTTTATCATCAACTTCAACTAACCATTGATCATCAAGCTTTTTATTAATGCCTTTATAACCCCATTTTGGCACCCATTCACCTGTTGCATCGTCAAAAACCATCTTTCCGGATTTTGCCTTTGGTTTTATGTTCTTTTTGGCTGCAAATAGTTCCCATTTCGTAGGAGCTTTGGGTTTTGGTAGAGGTTTTTCTCTTGGTAGTTCTGAAATCGGCTCAGGAAGTTTGATTAAGGTAATACTAGAGCTTTGACCATTCGTAGCATTACCCTCCGTAGTGGTCTTAATTGGAAGTGACAATATCTGGCCAATAAGGAGCTGAACGTTGTCCCTAGTGGTACTTTTAATATGTTCTTCTCTCTTGCTGTTTGAAGAATCTAAGTCATTCCTGTCCAATACATTAGAATCAAATACCGTAAGGTTTCCGAGATCGTAAGAAACTGGAATTAGTTTTTGAACAGTTACTGGCAGTGAGTTTAGGTCTTTGTTATCGGACGACATGGTTTCTATCGTCTTACTCAGAGATGGTTTGTGATTCTTCTAACTATGAGCTTTCATCTCATCGCCAAAATTTTTCCGCCTGAATTCTCAAGAGGAAAAAAAGAAAGTGTCACGAATGGAATATCAGTACCTTAATAATTAAAATAAGTTCTACAGTTTATAGCTCAAATAATTTACGTAACACCCTACTAGCACTAGGTTTACCTGGGAATTGCCAGTTCTCCCTCACCGCTTGTTTAGTGTAAAATCTCGATGATGAAAATATTTGTAATATATCAAAATTATCGCCAAATTCACGATCATTTTCTTCTGCCAGTTGCAACTCTTTTTCCAAGATATTATTACCGCCACATAAAATCTTCATATACTCCAGCATTATGGATTGGTACTTCAGTAGGATGTAAGTAATTAACTTTTGCgatatattaaaaaatgTTGGTAACTCATTGAGTAGTTCAAGTTTAGCAGCCTCATAGGACTTCGCCAAAACTTCCTTTTTTATATCGTGCTCTTTTTGCCTCTGATAAGCTCTATATTCTCTTCCTAATGTCCTGAGATCTTCAATCTTCGTTGATATGGAATTCGATCTTGCTATAAACCTTCCTAAAGGTTCTAAGAAGCCCTTTTTGATTTGCGAGATTCTAAGTACCATCACCTTCTCCTTCTGATGGTTAATTTTGTCAATAAATGCAGAGTATATGGAAGAGATGTAAATATCATCCTTAGCCTCCACTGTTGAATCAAACTCCATTAGTCTTTGCCAAGTTTTCGTGTTTTCTAGCCTTTTATCTAAGACTTCCATTAGATTTAGTTTATCCACATGTGAGTAGAGGGAACTGAAACCTTTTCGAAGTATGTTAAACTTCCTTACATATTTCTTTAGGCTATCATGGTCCTCTGATGCATCATTCCTTGAAAAACTCTGGTAATCTATATCAAACTGttcatcttcgtcatcCTGGCGACGCAGATCCTCAGAGTCGTGTTTATCATAGAATGCATCTCCCATATCTCGCTTAGCTTTTTCACCTATCATGTCTTcctctttttcttttctttcatATTCTTCGGAATAAATGCTACTGCTTAATGTAATTGCCTTCGTTGCATTAGTCAACGACCTGCTTAAAGAGCATGTAGTGTCGTTAAAACATGTGTTGTAAAATTCAATTATTTCAGATGGAGATTGATTCATATCTTTTTTGGCTTTAAATTCCTCTTGACTTCTTTTGACACGTTTCAAGTATAATGAATAATCATTGTAAAAGCTGGATAGCTTCTCTGCAGCAACTTCAGATATTGTTCCTTCGCTATATAACATTAATTCTTCAGCAAACATCATCCATAAATCCAACCTCTCAATAGGCAAGGCTAGTAACACCTCCAATCTTATAGAGCCTGCTCTCTGTAAACCTTTACCATACCATCTGTAAAAGGTTGAACCATGGCGCCTTTTCCTATCTTGTAATAATTGAAGCTGTTTCTCATGATTCACTGAATAATTG
The Eremothecium sinecaudum strain ATCC 58844 chromosome II, complete sequence DNA segment above includes these coding regions:
- the FUS2 gene encoding Fus2p (Syntenic homolog of Ashbya gossypii ABL013C; Syntenic homolog of Saccharomyces cerevisiae YMR232W (FUS2)), producing the protein MLKSSRFVSQLGYPTSGEMTPIRDYEREKALAAKMKTLNKLRNNPYAIPLWESSGENKRAIDTINDRSRSNDCNGKPRVKHRPKTLNLEDLSDRETKRMDSPLNLGSYNDYLVMRSPKIDSRLLNFLDTIRKLVETEEEYYQTLELANSAYRNELNANRKVRNQILEESRNDELLLFGDIETISSISRLLVGQIKNKIAGSAESKLTDDIWHHLRVHPKETKAILDDLNIPDILRSHLERVKFLYLNYSVNHEKQLQLLQDRKRRHGSTFYRWYGKGLQRAGSIRLEVLLALPIERLDLWMMFAEELMLYSEGTISEVAAEKLSSFYNDYSLYLKRVKRSQEEFKAKKDMNQSPSEIIEFYNTCFNDTTCSLSRSLTNATKAITLSSSIYSEEYERKEKEEDMIGEKAKRDMGDAFYDKHDSEDLRRQDDEDEQFDIDYQSFSRNDASEDHDSLKKYVRKFNILRKGFSSLYSHVDKLNLMEVLDKRLENTKTWQRLMEFDSTVEAKDDIYISSIYSAFIDKINHQKEKVMVLRISQIKKGFLEPLGRFIARSNSISTKIEDLRTLGREYRAYQRQKEHDIKKEVLAKSYEAAKLELLNELPTFFNISQKLITYILLKYQSIMLEYMKILCGGNNILEKELQLAEENDREFGDNFDILQIFSSSRFYTKQAVRENWQFPGKPSASRVLRKLFEL